A genome region from Oncorhynchus masou masou isolate Uvic2021 chromosome 14, UVic_Omas_1.1, whole genome shotgun sequence includes the following:
- the LOC135553666 gene encoding heat shock protein Hsp-16.1/Hsp-16.11-like, which yields MTQSTAPEIESIFGNDPFFSQERMVFPPMHHQALSGVQEDFFQRRSNLASDLLKELRDGLPSMHQLHERAHLRMGSPFMERRITGVPATAQSQVAETGRSHSPLALSLNVQGFNPEDITVKLDGRRLAVVAMKQAKAEEAKSTSSATSSCSFSSSSSQQKGFVQKIDLPAHLDLTALTCSLGEDGQLRIEAPTAAPQLEAPTEEQEVPLHFRTSLDVPIAKGNMEESTTGKTSKP from the coding sequence atgacTCAGTCCACCGCCCCAGAAATCGAGAGCATCTTCGGAAACGATCCTTTCTTCAGTCAGGAGAGGATGGTCTTCCCCCCCATGCACCACCAGGCCCTCTCCGGCGTCCAGGAGGACTTCTTTCAAAGGAGGTCCAACCTGGCCAGTGATCTCCTCAAGGAGCTCCGCGATGGGCTCCCCAGTATGCACCAGCTGCACGAGAGGGCCCACCTCCGAATGGGCTCCCCATTCATGGAGAGGAGGATCACAGGAGTTCCAGCAACAGCACAGAGCCAGGTGGCTGAGACAGGCCGGAGCCACAGCCCCCTGGCCCTGAGTCTAAATGTCCAAGGCTTCAACCCAGAAGACATCACAGTCAAGCTGGATGGACGGAGGCTAGCCGTGGTGGCCATGAAACAGGCCAAAGCAGAAGAGGCTAAATCCACCTCCTCCGCCACCTCTTCCtgctccttttcctcctcctcgtccCAACAGAAAGGCTTTGTCCAGAAAATTGACCTGCCTGCCCACCTAGACCTGACAGCCTTGACCTGTTCTCTGGGAGAAGATGGACAGCTGAGGATCGAAGCTCCCACAGCCGCCCCCCAGCTGGAAGCCCCTACAGAGGAGCAGGAGGTCCCCCTCCACTTCAGAACTTCCCTGGACGTACCCATAGCCAAGGGAAACATGGAAGAGTCTACAACAGGGAAGACCTCAAAACCTTGA